One window of Longimicrobiaceae bacterium genomic DNA carries:
- the rplU gene encoding 50S ribosomal protein L21 — protein sequence MYAIIRTGGKQFRAEPGKTLRIPSLDVEPGQTVTFDDVLLGANDDTIKVGVPTVSGAAVTADVVRHGKDDKIVIFKHKRRKNYRRKQGHRQKFTEVRVNEINLG from the coding sequence TCCGCGCCGAGCCGGGCAAGACCCTTCGCATTCCGTCGCTCGACGTGGAGCCGGGGCAGACGGTGACCTTCGACGACGTGCTGCTGGGCGCCAACGACGACACCATCAAGGTCGGCGTGCCCACGGTCTCCGGTGCGGCTGTCACGGCCGACGTGGTCCGGCACGGCAAGGACGACAAGATCGTCATCTTCAAGCACAAGCGCCGCAAGAACTACCGCCGGAAGCAGGGCCACCGGCAGAAGTTCACTGAAGTGCGCGTCAACGAGATCAACCTCGGCTAA
- the rpmA gene encoding 50S ribosomal protein L27 has product MAHKKGGGSTRNGRDSNAQRLGVKKFGGEKVLAGNIIMRQRGTKIHPGSNVARAKDDTLFALVDGTVQFGRKDKKRKLVNVVPFELAAVTDVAAD; this is encoded by the coding sequence ATGGCTCACAAAAAGGGCGGCGGTTCTACCCGCAACGGCCGCGACTCGAACGCCCAGCGGCTCGGCGTGAAGAAGTTCGGCGGCGAGAAGGTCCTCGCCGGCAACATCATCATGCGCCAGCGCGGCACCAAGATCCATCCGGGCAGCAACGTGGCCCGCGCCAAGGACGACACCCTGTTCGCCCTGGTCGACGGTACCGTTCAGTTCGGCCGCAAGGACAAGAAGCGCAAGCTGGTGAACGTGGTCCCCTTCGAGCTGGCCGCCGTCACCGACGTCGCCGCCGACTGA